In Bosea vestrisii, the following are encoded in one genomic region:
- a CDS encoding SDR family oxidoreductase — protein sequence MAKTATKRKDDKLPKSVKAAAKQQRRIQKGIARADARPLKKKDGAVQAGARLYPVPPFKRQHQAKPGSEAALDPAPMYDAPYYKGSGKLQDKVALISGGDSGIGRAVAVLFAREGADVAILHLGEDEDAKETLAAIEREGRTGVAFSGDIRDSGFCRDAVAKTVKALGGLDILVNNAAFQVHAPRFEDLTEEHFDTTIRTNLHGYFHLTQAALPHLGKGSAIVNTGSVVGLQGSKELIDYATTKGGIHAFTRSLAAHLLPRGIRVNAVAPGPVWTPLNPSDRPAEAVAEFGSQVPMKRPAQPEEIAPAYVFLASSHCSSYITGEILPIIGGHG from the coding sequence ATGGCGAAGACCGCGACGAAACGAAAAGACGACAAGCTACCTAAATCGGTGAAGGCCGCAGCCAAGCAGCAGCGGCGCATCCAGAAGGGGATTGCCCGCGCCGACGCCCGGCCGCTGAAGAAGAAGGATGGCGCGGTGCAGGCCGGGGCGCGGCTCTATCCCGTGCCGCCGTTCAAGCGCCAGCATCAGGCCAAGCCCGGTTCGGAAGCGGCGCTCGATCCGGCGCCGATGTATGACGCGCCCTACTACAAGGGCTCGGGCAAGCTTCAGGACAAGGTCGCGCTGATCAGCGGCGGCGATTCCGGCATCGGCCGGGCGGTCGCGGTGCTGTTCGCGCGCGAAGGCGCCGATGTCGCGATCCTGCATCTCGGCGAGGATGAGGACGCGAAGGAAACGCTCGCGGCGATCGAGCGAGAGGGCCGGACCGGCGTCGCCTTCTCAGGCGACATCCGCGACTCGGGCTTCTGCCGCGATGCCGTGGCGAAGACCGTGAAGGCACTCGGCGGGCTCGACATCCTCGTCAATAATGCTGCCTTCCAGGTGCATGCACCGCGCTTCGAGGATCTCACCGAGGAGCATTTCGACACGACGATCCGCACCAACCTGCATGGCTATTTCCATCTGACGCAGGCGGCGCTGCCGCATCTCGGCAAGGGCAGTGCGATCGTCAACACCGGTTCGGTGGTGGGCTTGCAGGGCAGCAAGGAGCTGATCGACTACGCCACCACCAAGGGCGGCATCCACGCCTTCACCCGCTCGCTGGCGGCGCATCTGCTGCCGCGCGGGATCAGGGTCAACGCAGTCGCGCCCGGCCCGGTCTGGACGCCGCTCAACCCGTCCGACCGGCCGGCCGAGGCGGTGGCGGAATTCGGCTCGCAGGTGCCGATGAAACGGCCGGCGCAGCCCGAGGAGATCGCGCCGGCCTATGTCTTCCTCGCCTCGTCGCACTGCTCCAGCTACATCACCGGTGAAATCCTGCCGATCATCGGCGGGCATGGCTAG
- a CDS encoding phosphatidylserine decarboxylase has protein sequence MPDARAAPTRATGLTPMSLVDSVRRTIVPIHKEGYVFIAIGVVATLVLGQLWGPFGWIGTLITLWICYFFRDPVRIVPQREGLVISPADGRISQIATAVPPPELDLPAEPMTRISVFMNVFDCHVNRSPVAGRLLKMAYTPGLFLNAELDKASEDNERNALAIETPAGTIAVVQIAGLIARRIVPFVKEGDPLGQGERFGLIRFGSRVDVYLPQGVTPLVGEGQTAIAGETVLADFSGNDIARAFRGI, from the coding sequence CTGCCAGATGCGCGCGCCGCGCCAACAAGAGCAACAGGACTAACGCCCATGTCTCTCGTCGACTCCGTCCGCCGGACGATCGTGCCGATCCACAAGGAAGGCTATGTCTTCATCGCCATCGGCGTGGTGGCGACGCTCGTGCTCGGCCAGCTCTGGGGGCCCTTCGGCTGGATCGGCACGCTGATCACGCTGTGGATCTGCTATTTCTTCCGCGATCCCGTCCGCATCGTGCCGCAGCGCGAGGGGCTGGTGATCTCGCCCGCCGATGGCCGCATCAGCCAGATCGCCACCGCCGTGCCGCCGCCGGAGCTCGACCTGCCGGCCGAGCCGATGACGCGCATCTCGGTGTTCATGAACGTCTTCGACTGCCATGTGAACCGCAGCCCCGTCGCCGGGCGCCTCCTCAAGATGGCCTATACGCCCGGCCTCTTCCTCAATGCCGAGCTCGACAAGGCGAGCGAGGACAATGAGCGCAACGCGCTGGCGATCGAGACGCCGGCGGGGACCATCGCGGTCGTCCAGATCGCCGGACTGATCGCGCGCCGCATCGTCCCCTTCGTCAAGGAGGGCGATCCGCTCGGGCAGGGCGAGCGCTTCGGCCTGATCCGCTTCGGCTCGCGCGTCGACGTCTACCTGCCGCAGGGCGTGACCCCGCTGGTCGGCGAGGGCCAGACTGCGATCGCCGGCGAGACCGTGCTGGCGGACTTTTCGGGCAACGACATCGCCAGGGCGTTCCGGGGAATTTGA
- a CDS encoding AraC family transcriptional regulator yields MSLADKALWVIERNSGRELTLGSIAAACKVSRSHLANAFGTASGWPVMTYLRARRLSEAAKRLAAGAPDILSVALEFGYGSHEAFTRAFRDQFGTTPEEVRNGGSTDRLGLVAPLRLTNGRARTPIPTLRELRRLRLVGLSAPCSYESAIGIPAQWQAFMCDHYADIPDKAPGIPIGVCRAPDEDGCFEYMCAAEVSSVSSPRKPLAALDIEPETCAVFDHRDHVSTIFDTYTAIWNEALPAAGLNAANGPVLEFHNEAFDPGTGLGGLTIWIPLERNGNGSAT; encoded by the coding sequence ATGTCGCTTGCCGACAAGGCGCTTTGGGTGATCGAGCGCAACTCGGGCCGGGAATTGACGCTCGGCTCGATCGCGGCCGCCTGCAAGGTCTCGCGCTCGCATCTTGCCAACGCCTTCGGAACCGCCAGCGGCTGGCCGGTGATGACCTATCTCCGGGCGCGGCGGCTGAGCGAGGCCGCCAAGCGTCTGGCTGCCGGCGCGCCCGACATCCTCTCCGTCGCGCTCGAATTCGGCTACGGCTCGCACGAAGCCTTCACACGGGCCTTTCGCGACCAGTTCGGAACCACGCCTGAGGAGGTCCGCAACGGCGGCAGCACTGACAGGCTCGGTCTGGTCGCGCCGCTGCGATTGACGAACGGCAGGGCGCGGACGCCGATCCCGACCCTGCGGGAGCTACGTCGCCTGCGCCTCGTCGGCCTCTCCGCGCCGTGCTCTTATGAATCGGCGATCGGGATTCCGGCACAGTGGCAGGCGTTCATGTGCGACCACTATGCCGACATCCCCGACAAGGCCCCGGGGATACCGATCGGCGTTTGCCGTGCGCCGGATGAGGACGGCTGCTTTGAATATATGTGCGCCGCCGAGGTCAGCTCGGTCTCCTCGCCCCGCAAGCCGCTTGCCGCTCTGGACATCGAACCGGAGACCTGCGCGGTCTTCGACCATCGCGACCATGTCTCGACGATCTTCGACACCTATACGGCGATCTGGAACGAGGCGCTGCCTGCCGCAGGCCTCAATGCTGCGAACGGCCCCGTCCTTGAATTCCACAACGAAGCCTTCGACCCGGGCACCGGGCTTGGCGGATTGACGATCTGGATCCCGTTGGAGCGCAATGGGAACGGGAGTGCGACATGA
- a CDS encoding class I SAM-dependent methyltransferase, translating into MTASDASKKSGAASRSASNTSTLAGYEGCADDYAETTAPKPEAGDQPALVELLKAVEPGNCLLEIGSGPGWDADWLEERGLAVRRTDGAESFVHFQASRGRNAERLDVIRDPLGGPYDGVLALYVLQHVERGVLPAVLEKIAQALRDDGAFLFSIREGEGETVEIGSKGNEYYVAQWQRSELVSVLAALGLGLFWSHSFEGSEGRWLIALFRKGAPE; encoded by the coding sequence ATGACAGCATCGGACGCATCCAAGAAGAGCGGAGCGGCGAGCCGCTCGGCCTCCAACACATCGACCCTCGCCGGCTATGAAGGCTGCGCCGACGACTATGCTGAAACGACCGCGCCCAAGCCGGAGGCGGGTGATCAGCCGGCACTGGTCGAGTTGCTGAAAGCTGTCGAACCGGGCAACTGCCTGCTCGAGATCGGCTCCGGCCCTGGCTGGGACGCGGACTGGCTGGAGGAGCGGGGGCTCGCCGTCAGGCGCACTGACGGCGCGGAGTCCTTCGTGCATTTCCAGGCTTCGCGCGGCCGCAATGCCGAGCGCCTCGACGTGATCCGTGATCCGCTGGGCGGTCCTTATGACGGCGTTCTGGCGCTCTATGTGCTCCAGCATGTCGAGCGGGGCGTCTTGCCCGCGGTTCTGGAGAAGATTGCGCAGGCGCTTCGCGACGACGGCGCATTCCTGTTCTCGATCCGCGAGGGGGAGGGCGAGACAGTCGAAATCGGCTCGAAGGGCAACGAGTACTACGTCGCCCAGTGGCAGCGCTCCGAGCTCGTCTCCGTGCTGGCCGCGCTCGGCCTCGGTCTGTTCTGGTCACACTCGTTCGAGGGCAGCGAAGGCCGCTGGCTGATTGCACTGTTCAGGAAGGGCGCGCCGGAATGA
- a CDS encoding FAD-binding dehydrogenase, with translation MALEADVVIVGAGLAGLVAAAELADAGRKVIVVEQEPRACLGGQAHWSFGGLFLVDSPEQRRLRIRDSLALAQQDWFGSAGFDRDEDHWPKAWADAYLDFAAGEKRSWLHQQGMRWFPVVGWAERGGYLATGHGNSVPRFHVTWGTGSGVLEPFLRRVAEAEAKGLIELRFRHRVTGLTRSTGAIDGVEGEVLEDSAVERGQASSRAVIGSFAIKAQAVIVASGGIGGNHDLVRRNWPQRLGEPPKRMLSGVPAHVDGAMLAVTEAAGGRLINGDRMWHYVEGIANWAPIWPAHAIRILPGPSSLWFDARGNRLPVPLFPGFDTLGTLEHLRKTGFDHSWFVTSRSIVAKEFALSGSEQNPDLTGKSWRQVIQRARAGMPAPVQAFLDKGKDFIVETDFSRLVARMNELGGVGLIDEAHLRAQVEARDRDAENPYGKDLQVTALRGARAYIGDRLIRTAKPHRILDPAHGPLVAVRLNILTRKSLGGLMTDLSARVLGSGGAPVPGLYAVGEAAGFGGGGLHGYRALEGTFLGGCLFSGRVAGRAAAKAVR, from the coding sequence ATGGCGCTTGAGGCGGACGTCGTCATCGTCGGCGCTGGCCTTGCCGGCCTCGTCGCCGCCGCGGAGCTGGCCGATGCCGGCCGCAAGGTGATCGTCGTCGAGCAGGAGCCGCGCGCTTGCCTGGGCGGCCAGGCACACTGGTCCTTCGGCGGGCTCTTCCTGGTCGACTCGCCCGAGCAGCGCCGCCTGCGGATCAGGGATTCGCTCGCCCTGGCGCAGCAGGACTGGTTCGGCTCGGCCGGCTTCGACCGCGACGAGGATCATTGGCCCAAGGCATGGGCAGACGCCTATCTCGACTTTGCTGCCGGCGAGAAGCGCAGCTGGCTGCACCAGCAGGGCATGCGCTGGTTCCCGGTCGTCGGCTGGGCCGAACGCGGCGGCTATCTCGCCACCGGCCACGGCAATTCGGTGCCGCGCTTTCACGTCACCTGGGGCACGGGTTCGGGTGTGCTCGAGCCCTTCCTGCGCCGTGTCGCGGAGGCGGAAGCCAAGGGCCTGATCGAATTGCGCTTCCGTCACCGCGTCACCGGCCTGACGCGCAGTACCGGCGCCATCGACGGCGTCGAGGGCGAGGTTCTGGAGGACAGCGCGGTCGAGCGCGGGCAGGCGAGCTCGCGCGCGGTGATCGGCAGCTTCGCCATCAAGGCGCAGGCGGTGATCGTCGCCTCCGGTGGCATCGGCGGCAATCACGACCTCGTCCGCCGCAACTGGCCGCAGCGGCTCGGCGAGCCGCCGAAGCGAATGCTCTCCGGTGTGCCGGCCCATGTCGACGGGGCCATGCTCGCCGTCACCGAGGCCGCCGGCGGCCGGCTGATCAACGGTGACCGGATGTGGCACTATGTCGAGGGCATCGCCAACTGGGCGCCGATCTGGCCGGCGCATGCGATCCGCATCCTGCCCGGCCCGTCCTCGCTCTGGTTCGATGCGCGCGGCAATCGCCTGCCGGTGCCGCTCTTCCCCGGCTTCGACACGCTCGGCACGCTGGAGCATCTGCGCAAGACCGGTTTCGACCATTCCTGGTTCGTCACCAGCCGCAGCATCGTCGCCAAGGAGTTCGCGCTCTCGGGATCCGAGCAGAACCCCGACCTCACCGGCAAGAGCTGGCGCCAGGTCATCCAGCGCGCCCGCGCCGGCATGCCGGCGCCGGTCCAGGCCTTCCTCGACAAGGGCAAGGACTTCATCGTCGAGACCGATTTCTCGCGCCTGGTCGCCCGGATGAACGAGCTCGGTGGTGTCGGGCTGATCGACGAGGCGCATCTGCGAGCACAGGTCGAGGCGCGCGACCGCGACGCCGAGAACCCCTATGGCAAGGACCTGCAGGTCACGGCTTTGCGCGGTGCCCGCGCCTATATCGGTGACCGGCTGATCCGCACAGCGAAGCCGCACCGCATCCTCGACCCGGCCCATGGTCCGCTGGTCGCGGTCAGGCTCAACATCCTGACGCGCAAATCGCTCGGCGGGCTGATGACCGATCTCTCGGCGCGCGTGCTGGGCTCAGGCGGCGCACCGGTGCCCGGGCTCTACGCGGTCGGCGAGGCCGCCGGCTTCGGCGGCGGCGGCCTGCACGGCTATCGCGCGCTGGAGGGCACCTTCCTCGGCGGTTGCCTGTTCTCAGGGAGGGTCGCAGGCAGGGCGGCGGCGAAGGCGGTTCGGTAA
- a CDS encoding DMT family transporter has protein sequence MSRKALVLFLALGVIWGVPYLLIKVALVDYHPIIVAFGRAAIGAFVLLPFALRGKGIMAGFRKPGWLILFTLAEISGPWFLIGFAETRVTSSLAGLIIALTPIIAAILGVVLSREQLGAGRLVGLGLGLAGVVALLGFDEQPVELLPVLALGASALGYAVGPIIVARKLADTDDGAVVVCSLIVASVLYLPFVPAYWPARFPLDASLAVIALAVFCTALAFQLLFALIAEVGASRATVIAYLNPAVAVLLGVAVLGEPFSLALLAGFALIVAGSYFSTARRPERSESAARVIEPSS, from the coding sequence ATGAGCCGGAAAGCCTTGGTCCTCTTCCTCGCCCTCGGCGTGATCTGGGGCGTGCCCTATCTGCTGATCAAGGTCGCACTCGTCGATTATCACCCGATCATCGTCGCCTTCGGCCGCGCCGCCATCGGCGCTTTCGTGCTGTTGCCCTTCGCGCTGCGCGGCAAGGGCATCATGGCCGGTTTCCGCAAGCCGGGCTGGCTGATCCTGTTCACGCTCGCCGAGATCAGCGGGCCATGGTTCCTGATCGGTTTTGCCGAGACGCGGGTCACGAGCTCGCTCGCCGGCCTGATCATCGCGCTGACGCCGATCATCGCCGCGATCCTGGGCGTCGTGCTCTCGCGCGAGCAGCTGGGGGCAGGCCGGCTCGTTGGTCTCGGCCTTGGCTTGGCCGGCGTCGTCGCGCTGCTTGGCTTCGACGAGCAGCCGGTGGAGCTCCTGCCGGTGCTGGCCCTGGGCGCGAGCGCACTCGGCTACGCGGTCGGCCCGATCATCGTGGCGCGCAAGCTCGCCGACACTGACGATGGTGCGGTGGTAGTCTGCTCGCTCATCGTCGCTTCCGTCCTCTATCTACCCTTCGTCCCCGCCTATTGGCCGGCGCGTTTCCCGCTGGATGCATCTCTCGCCGTGATCGCCCTGGCTGTCTTCTGTACGGCTCTGGCCTTCCAATTGCTGTTCGCGCTCATCGCCGAGGTCGGCGCGTCGCGCGCGACGGTCATCGCCTATCTCAATCCGGCCGTCGCGGTGCTGCTCGGGGTGGCAGTGCTGGGCGAGCCGTTCTCCCTGGCGCTGTTGGCCGGCTTCGCCCTGATCGTTGCCGGCTCTTATTTCTCCACGGCCCGGCGGCCAGAGCGCTCGGAGAGCGCAGCGCGGGTCATCGAGCCTTCCAGTTGA